A region from the Pempheris klunzingeri isolate RE-2024b chromosome 17, fPemKlu1.hap1, whole genome shotgun sequence genome encodes:
- the hmox2b gene encoding heme oxygenase 2 codes for MSAEKMETTAGMSNGAGPVYEEKEDTLSPEDLSEVLAAGTKEVHEKAENTQFVKDFLRGRIRKELFKLGAVALYYTYTAMEEEIERNKDHPHFAPLYFPAELHRHEALARDLEYFYGPDWESQISCSQATQHYVDRIHKVGQENPVLLVAHAYTRYMGDLSGGQVLKKVAQRAMKLPSTGEGLEFYRFDGIHSAKAFKQLYRSRMNELDLDMEMKKSLVDEAVLAFQFNMEVFEELEEIGKTIQEDVLDAGMPVHGTMDGDISKCPYYAAKMAASGGTTYACQLAMAVLRHPTGQVLFATWFAALAGLVAWYLM; via the exons ATGTCAGCAGAGAAGATGGAGACAACAGCAGGTATGTCCAATGGAGCTGGGCCTGTATATGAGGAGAAAGAAGACACCCTCAG tCCAGAGGATCTCTCTGAGGTGCTGGCAGCAGGGACCAAGGAGGTCCATGAAAAAGCTGAGAATACCCAGTTTGTAAAAGATTTCCTCAGGGGACGCATCCGCAAAGAGCTCTTCAAG CTTGGTGCCGTTGCACTCTACTATACTTACACAgccatggaggaggagatcGAGAGGAACAAAGACCACCCCCACTTTGCGCCTCTATATTtccctgcagagctgcaccGCCACGAGGCCCTGGCCCGTGACCTTGAGTACTTTTACGGCCCTGACTGGGAGAGCCAGATCAGCTGCTCCCAAGCCACCCAACACTATGTGGACCGTATCCATAAAGTAGGGCAGGAGAACCCAGTGCTGCTGGTGGCCCACGCCTACACCCGCTACATGGGGGACCTGTCCGGGGGCCAGGTGCTGAAGAAGGTGGCGCAGAGAGCCATGAAGCTGCCGTCCACAGGGGAGGGCCTGGAATTCTATCGGTTCGATGGCATCCATAGCGCCAAAGCATTCAAACAGCTGTACCGTAGTCGGATGAACGAGCTGGACCTGGACATGGAAATGAAGAAGAGCCTGGTAGACGAAGCTGTTTTGGCCTTCCAGTTCAACATGGAG GTGTTTGAGGAGTTGGAAGAGATCGGTAAAACCATCCAGGAGGATGTTTTAGATGCTGGCATGCCTGTCCACGGAACAATGGACGGAGACATCAGCAAGTGTCCCTACTATGCTGCCAAAATGG CCGCGTCAGGTGGAACAACGTATGCCTGTCAGCTCGCCATGGCCGTACTCCGACACCCGACAGGACAGGTGCTGTTTGCCACTTGGTTTGCCGCTCTGGCTGGATTGGTTGCATGGTATCTGATGTGA
- the LOC139216729 gene encoding tubulin epsilon and delta complex protein 2, with amino-acid sequence MSLLSTVGQVIKSCKAEQDKINGSIQLYREILRALTPQPKTGSEDSDCAEEAVTDAETSPGEREDIELLERALEKALRVRAGTGPSKIDPERNQQSAPRRGPGTSATSRERMQASAASRGNQTTGRPASKSASLHRKEHKKSDGIVHHHAAKKSQQAVPASGALHRGHSSTLRSKNKTVRSSVQSGNDLGKAAAISTTSSNNAQPVLHAEESGAHSLPRENGVASNQIAKWKSLRSKQNRLWDKVVALQRKPVPGRSHFMERMRATFPNDWPCGSPDQTRALVDRLTHQGHDLTQHCQRKELPAKQAPEAGRLGDKYDFDLTLEQLQLTAPELQSLADQAKQEWEAWDRWRPEGGCLCPKGANYVWGDGVISPLPVTITYTTEAELRELEKLRMRVALLQQEIYLEQALLDTLSPRLSSVVPGPGCPNLSVLRDVYSLLGEGGERFPAIVQDSEPD; translated from the exons ATGTCTCTGCTGTCCACGGTCGGGCAAGTTATAAAGTCATGCAAAGCTGAACAAGACAAGATTAATGGCAGCATTCAACTCTACAGAGAAATATTACGCGCCCT AACACCACAACCAAAAACAGGCTCAGAGGACTCAGACTGTGCAGAAGAAGCTGTTACAG ACGCAGAGACTtcaccaggagagagagaagatatAGAATTGCTTGAGCGAGCCCTTGAGAAAGCTCTCCGGGTCCGTGCTGGCACCGGACCTTCTAAAATAGACCCTGAAAGAAACCAACAATCTGCACCTCGAAGGGGACCGGGCACTTCTGCCACATCCAGGGAGAGAATGCAGGCGTCTGCAGCTTCTAGAGGAAATCAGACCACCGGCAGACCAGCCTCTAAATCTGCCAGTCTtcacagaaaagagcacaaaaaGTCTG ATGGGATTGTGCATCATCACGCAGCGAAGAAGTCCCAGCAGGCTGTCCCGGCGTCTGGCGCTCTCCATCGGGGTCACAGCTCGACCCTCCGCTCTAAAAACAAGACTGTTAGAAGCAGCGTGCAGAGTGGCAATGACCTTGGCAAAGCTGCAGCTATTTCCACAACTTCTTCAAATAACGCACAGCCTGTTTTGCATGCAGAGGAGTCTGGCGCTCACAGTTTGCCTCGAGAGAatgg AGTCGCTTCTAATCAAATTGCGAAATGGAAATCCCTAAGAAGCAAGCAAAACAG GTTGTGGGACAAAGTCGTTGCCCTACAAAGGAAACCTGTGCCTGGGAGGAGTCACTTCATGGAGAGAATGAGAGCTACG TTCCCCAACGATTGGCCGTGCGGTAGCCCAGATCAGACCAGGGCTCTGGTCGACAGACTGACTCACCAAGGGCATGACCTCACCCAGCACTGCCAAAGAAAGGAGCTTCCGGCCAAACAGGCCCCAGAGGCAGGGAGGCTGG GTGACAAGTATGACTTCGATCTGACACTTGAACAGTTGCAGCTGACAGCTCCAGAGCTCCAGAGCTTAGCAGACCAAGCGAAACAAG AGTGGGAAGCCTGGGATCGATGGAGGCCAGAGGGAGGTTGTCTTTGTCCCAAGGGGGCAAATTATGTGTGGGGTGATGGGGTGATTTCACCCCTGCCTGTGACGATAACCTACACAACAGAGGCAGAGCTCCGAGAGCTAGAGAAGCTGAGGATGAGGGTGgcactgctgcagcaggagattTACCTCGAGCAG GCTCTGCTGGACACTCTGTCCCCTCGGCTTTCGTCTGTAGTACCGGGGCCTGGTTGTCCCAACCTCAGTGTGCTGAGAGACGTGTACTCCCTGCTGGGTGAAGGAGGAGAGCGTTTCCCTGCCATCGTCCAGGACTCTGAGCCTGACTGA